The Granulicella sp. 5B5 nucleotide sequence ACCAGCGACAGGATCACGAATGACACGATCATCGTGCCGGTTGAGGCGCGCAGAATAATGTCGCCGTCATGGTTGGCCGTTTTGTACATCGCCGAGTACAGCGGCATCGGCGGAATCAGATAGCCCGCGAAGTAGGCGACGATCATGCCCACAACGCCAGCGATCAACGTCAGCACCAGGCTCTCCAGCAGGAAGTGCAGCATGATGTCGCGCCGCCTGGCGCCCAGCGCCTTCATCAATCCGATCTCGCGCGTGCGCTCCGTCACGGAGACCAGCATGATGTTCATCACACCAACACCGCCTACCGCAAGCGTCATCGCGCCGATGATCCCCAGCAGCACCTGCAGCGCAATGGAGAACTGCACCATCGACTTCCCATCCTCGATCGTATCCCACGTGCTCACGGCCTTGTCGTCGCGCGGGTCGAAGTGGTGGCGCTGCGCCAGCACCGTGCGCACCGCCTGGATCGCCCGCAGGTGCAGCTCCGGCGACGAAGGCTGAAACACGATCATGTCCGGCGCGACCTGGTTGCGCAGCGTCCGCATCGTGTCGAACGGCACAAAGATGTTCTCGCTGTCCGGCCCGTTGTTGGATGAGTCCTGGATCTTGTTCCGCAGCACGCCAATCACCGTGAACGGCTGGCCCTCAATCTGCACGACCTCGCCCACCGGCGGATAGCCGTTGAAGAGCTTCTCCGCTGCGTGCGGCCCAAAGATCACTACCTGCCGATGCTCGCTGAAGTCGGCGGCCTCGAAGTAGCGGCCATCCTCAACATCCAGCCGCCGCATACGGCCGTACGGCAGGTCGATGGCCTTGGCTGAGATGTTCACCGTCTTCGGCCCATACTTCACGCTGAATCCGTCATCCGTCTCTCGCGAGACAGCGCTGAGGAAGGGAAGCGCATCGCGCACTGCTTCGGCATCGCCTTCAATAAACTTTATCTTCTG carries:
- a CDS encoding ABC transporter permease, translating into MNVREVFTESIESLNRNRVRSVLTMLGIMWGLVTVVLLISYGRGVGNAVLEGFMGIGNNVVMMWGGQTSMQAGGERSGQKIKFIEGDAEAVRDALPFLSAVSRETDDGFSVKYGPKTVNISAKAIDLPYGRMRRLDVEDGRYFEAADFSEHRQVVIFGPHAAEKLFNGYPPVGEVVQIEGQPFTVIGVLRNKIQDSSNNGPDSENIFVPFDTMRTLRNQVAPDMIVFQPSSPELHLRAIQAVRTVLAQRHHFDPRDDKAVSTWDTIEDGKSMVQFSIALQVLLGIIGAMTLAVGGVGVMNIMLVSVTERTREIGLMKALGARRRDIMLHFLLESLVLTLIAGVVGMIVAYFAGYLIPPMPLYSAMYKTANHDGDIILRASTGTMIVSFVILSLVGIVSGLLPAMRAARMDPVVALRHE